Proteins encoded in a region of the Populus nigra chromosome 3, ddPopNigr1.1, whole genome shotgun sequence genome:
- the LOC133688643 gene encoding pyrophosphate-energized vacuolar membrane proton pump: MVSVILPDLGTEILIPVCAIIGIGFSLLQWLLVSKVKLVPSPATSNNSGAAGKNGYGDYLIEEEEGLNDHNVVLKCAEIQNAISEGATSFLFTEYQYVGIFMVAFAILIFVFLGSVEGFSTKSQSCTYDPLKMCKPALATAGFSTVAFVLGAVTSVVSGFLGMKIATYANARTTLEARKGVGKAFIIAFRSGAVMGFLLAANGLLVLYITINVFKLYYGDDWEGLFESITGYGLGGSSMALFGRVGGGIYTKAADVGADLVGKVERNIPEDDPRNPAVIADNVGDNVGDIAGMGSDLFGSYAESSCAALVVASISSFGINHEFTPMLYPLIVSSVGIIICLITTLFATDFFEIKAVKEIEPALKNQLIISTILMTVGVAIVSWVALPSSFTIFNFGTQKVVKNWQLFLCVAVGLWAGLIIGFVTEYYTSNAYSPVQDVADSCRTGAATNVIFGLALGYKSVIIPIFAIAASIFVSFSFAAMYGIAVAALGMLSTIATGLAIDAYGPISDNAGGIAEMAGMSHRIRERTDALDAAGNTTAAIGKGFAIGSAALVSLALFGAFVSRASISTVDVLTPKVFIGLIVGAMLPYWFSAMTMKSVGSAALKMVEEVRRQFNTIPGLMEGTAKPDYATCVKISTDASIKEMIPPGALVMLTPLIVGIFFGVETLSGVLAGSLVSGVQIAISASNTGGAWDNAKKYIEAGASEHARSLGPKGSDPHKAAVIGDTIGDPLKDTSGPSLNILIKLMAVESLVFAPFFATHGGLLFKIF, translated from the exons ATGGTTTCGGTGATTTTGCCAGATCTGGGAACGGAGATTCTGATTCCGGTGTGTGCCATTATTGGAATCGGATTCTCTCTCCTTCAGTGGCTGTTGGTTTCCAAGGTCAAGCTTGTACCGAGCCCTGCGACGTCGAATAACAGTGGTGCTGCTGGAAAGAATGGGTACGGTGACTACTTgattgaggaagaagaaggtcTTAATGACCATAATGTTGTTCTTAAATGTGCTGAGATTCAAAATGCCATCTCTGAAG GTGCAacttctttccttttcactGAATATCAATATGTTGGAATTTTCATGGTTGCTTTTGCAATCTTGATTTTCGTTTTCCTTGGCTCTGTTGAGGGATTCAGCACTAAGAGTCAGTCTTGCACATATGATCCCTTGAAGATGTGCAAGCCTGCTCTTGCCACTGCTGGCTTCAGCACCGTAGCCTTTGTGCTTGGTGCTGTCACTTCAGTGGTTTCTGGCTTTCTTGGGATGAAAATTGCAACCTATGCTAATGCCAGAACCACCCTGGAGGCAAGAAAAGGAGTTGGGAAGGCTTTTATCATTGCATTTAGATCTGGGGCAGTCATGGGTTTTCTCCTTGCTGCAAATGGACTCTTGGTGCTTTACATTACCATCAATGTTTTCAAGCTATACTATGGTGATGACTGGGAAGGGCTTTTTGAGTCTATAACTGGCTATGGACTTGGAGGATCTTCCATGGCTCTCTTTGGCAGAGTTGGTGGAGGTATCTACACCAAAGCTGCTGATGTTGGTGCTGATCTTGTTGGCAAGGTTGAAAGGAACATTCCCGAGGATGACCCAAGAAATCCTGCT GTGATCGCTGACAATGTAGGTGATAATGTTGGTGATATAGCTGGCATGGGATCTGATCTTTTTGGCTCATACGCCGAGTCCTCTTGTGCTGCCCTAGTTGTTGCTTCCATCTCTTCTTTTGGAATCAATCATGAATTTACTCCAATGCTATATCCTCTCATTGTCAGTTCTGTGGGAATCATTATTTGTCTGATAACCACCTTATTTGCAACTGATTTCTTTGAGATCAAGGCTGTGAAGGAAATTGAGCCAGCACTAAAGAATCAACTCATCATCTCAACTATTCTGATGACTGTTGGGGTTGCCATTGTTAGTTGGGTAGCTCTCCCATCTTCCTTTACCATCTTCAATTTCGGAACCCAGAAAGTTGTCAAGAATTG GCAACTCTTCTTGTGTGTTGCTGTTGGTCTCTGGGCCGGTCTTATTATTGGATTTGTAACTGAGTACTATACCAGCAATGCATACAG CCCTGTTCAGGATGTTGCTGATTCCTGCCGAACTGGAGCTGCCACTAATGTTATTTTTGGGCTTGCATTGGGATACAAATCTGTCATCATTCCTATCTTTGCTATCGCAGCCAGCATTTTTGTTAGTTTCTCTTTTGCTGCTATGTATGGTATTGCTGTAGCTGCCCTTGGAATGTTGAGCACCATTGCCACTGGGTTGGCAATAGATGCATATGGTCCCATTAGTGACAATGCCGGAGGTATTGCTGAGATGGCAGGCATGAGCCACAGAATCCGAGAAAGAACTGATGCCCTTGATGCTGCTGGAAACACCACTGCTGCTATTGGGAAG GGATTTGCCATTGGCTCTGCAGCTCTTGTCTCCCTGGCCCTCTTTGGTGCCTTTGTCAGCCGTGCATCTATCTCAACAGTCGATGTATTGACTCCAAAAGTTTTCATTGGTTTGATTGTGGGTGCGATGCTTCCTTACTGGTTCTCTGCCATGACAATGAAGAGCGTGGGAAGTGCAGCGCTTAAGATGGTTGAGGAAGTTCGCAGGCAATTCAACACCATCCCTGGCTTGATGGAAGGCACTGCCAAGCCTGACTATGCCACCTGTGTTAAGATCTCCACTGATGCATCTATCAAGGAGATGATCCCACCTGGTGCACTTGTCATGCTCACACCCCTCATTGTTGGGATCTTTTTCGGTGTTGAAACTCTATCTGGTGTCCTTGCTGGATCCCTTGTGTCTGGTGTCCAG ATTGCCATCTCTGCCTCCAACACTGGTGGTGCATGGGATAATGCCAAGAAATATATTGAG GCTGGTGCTTCAGAGCATGCAAGATCTCTTGGCCCAAAAGGATCAGATCCACATAAGGCAGCTGTTATTGGTGACACCATTGGGGATCCATTGAAGGATACATCTGGACCATCACTTAACATCCTCATCAAACTGATGGCTGTTGAATCACTCGTCTTTGCTCCATTCTTTGCCACGCACGGTGGCCTTCTCTTCAAGATATTCTGA